The following are encoded in a window of Ruminiclostridium herbifermentans genomic DNA:
- a CDS encoding segregation and condensation protein A — protein MESSLTKACTLKLDNFEGPFDLLFHLIEKNQMDIYDIPINVITDQYLDYLYDLQSPDLEVASEFLVMASTLLHIKSKMLLPDKKEEKQEEVDPREELVRRLVEYKRYKEFATELKEMEKIWEKTVYRLPEPLDIPIIEEVLEIDPQVLRKQYIAILERNKKKINVGAKNITKLIEHEKVSLRSKIREVVKYLISKTSFVFSELFSLKSRSKTEVVTGFMAILELAKMKKVKIVQNKQFSDIHVISNTAEERDEHHLYSEIENNIKEF, from the coding sequence ATGGAAAGCTCTCTTACAAAAGCATGTACATTAAAGCTTGACAATTTTGAAGGTCCATTTGATTTATTATTTCATTTAATTGAAAAGAATCAAATGGATATTTATGATATTCCGATAAATGTAATTACCGACCAGTATTTGGACTATTTGTATGATTTGCAAAGCCCAGATTTAGAGGTAGCCAGTGAGTTTCTTGTTATGGCTTCAACACTTTTACATATAAAGTCAAAAATGCTGTTACCAGACAAAAAAGAAGAAAAGCAAGAGGAAGTAGACCCAAGAGAAGAACTTGTCAGGCGATTAGTTGAATATAAGCGTTACAAAGAATTTGCTACTGAGTTAAAGGAAATGGAAAAGATATGGGAAAAAACAGTTTATCGATTACCAGAGCCTTTAGACATACCAATAATTGAAGAAGTACTGGAAATAGACCCGCAAGTTCTTAGAAAACAATATATTGCAATACTTGAAAGAAATAAGAAAAAAATAAACGTTGGTGCAAAAAATATTACAAAGCTTATTGAACATGAAAAAGTTTCTCTTAGAAGTAAAATAAGAGAAGTGGTTAAGTACTTAATAAGTAAGACTTCATTTGTGTTTTCAGAACTTTTTTCATTGAAAAGCAGGTCAAAAACAGAGGTTGTTACAGGATTTATGGCAATTCTTGAACTTGCTAAAATGAAGAAGGTAAAAATAGTTCAGAACAAGCAATTTTCAGACATACATGTTATTAGTAATACAGCTGAAGAAAGAGATGAACATCACTTGTATAGTGAAATTGAAAACAATATTAAGGAGTTTTAA
- the xerD gene encoding site-specific tyrosine recombinase XerD: protein MEVHIEPFINFLERDKRLSLNTLQSYKRDIEQYILYLNDINITNIAITNKTTVIAYLLHLQKKGRATSTISRNLASIRSFYQFLYKNKAIDNDPTNDLESPKVEKKLPQILSTQEVELLLEQPKCLDLKGIRDKAMLELLYATGIRVSELISLNIEDINLENSYIKCNKGNRERTIPIGTISIAALREYLTKSRRLLLQDANDNALFVNINGKRLTRQGFWKIIKHYKNQANINKDITPHTLRHSFAAHLLENGADLRSIQEMLGHSDISSTQIYAQMAKNKIKEVYKKTHPRA from the coding sequence ATGGAAGTTCACATAGAACCATTTATTAATTTCCTTGAGAGAGATAAAAGATTGTCCCTCAATACTCTTCAATCATATAAAAGAGATATTGAACAATATATTCTATATCTAAATGATATTAATATTACAAATATTGCTATTACAAATAAGACTACTGTAATTGCATATCTTTTGCATTTACAAAAGAAAGGTAGGGCAACCTCCACTATTTCTAGAAACTTGGCTTCTATTCGATCTTTTTATCAATTTCTATATAAAAATAAAGCTATAGACAATGACCCTACTAATGATTTAGAATCTCCAAAAGTAGAGAAAAAGCTTCCTCAGATACTATCCACCCAAGAAGTTGAATTACTTCTTGAACAACCCAAGTGTCTTGATTTAAAGGGTATTAGGGATAAAGCAATGTTAGAATTGCTTTATGCAACAGGTATTAGAGTATCAGAGCTTATTTCTTTAAATATAGAAGATATAAATTTAGAAAATAGTTATATTAAATGTAACAAGGGCAACCGTGAGCGTACTATACCAATAGGAACTATTTCAATAGCAGCATTAAGAGAATATTTAACTAAGTCTAGAAGGTTGCTATTACAAGATGCCAATGATAATGCACTTTTTGTAAACATTAACGGTAAAAGGCTTACAAGACAAGGTTTTTGGAAGATAATAAAGCATTATAAGAATCAAGCAAATATTAATAAAGACATTACACCTCATACTTTGAGGCACTCATTTGCAGCACATTTGCTGGAAAACGGTGCAGATTTAAGATCAATTCAAGAGATGTTAGGTCATTCAGATATTTCCTCAACTCAAATATATGCTCAAATGGCAAAGAACAAGATTAAAGAGGTTTATAAAAAAACTCATCCAAGAGCTTAA
- a CDS encoding D-alanyl-D-alanine carboxypeptidase family protein — translation MAIILSVMPINVFADFNEAAVEASAKYDEVAVNKLVAKTNVLDLKAKSAVLMDAASGKILTEKNSHEKLAIASVTKVMSMLLIMEAIDSGKLSFDDKVPVSEYAAGMGGSQAYLEPGEEFTVTEMLKALAIHSSNDVTVALAEKVSGSEEAFVADMNRKAEELGMKDTHFLDCTGLEDEGYSSAHDVAIMSRELIVKHPKILEFTGIRHDTFRNGTFSLDNTNKLIRFYANTDGLKTGFTNKAGFNLTATTKRNNLRLISVVLGEPDSNTRFAEARKLMDYGFANYEVVSLDKKGELVGNISVKKGTKLIVSAAYGSDTSVLVAKGEKGKIEKEVVLTPELTAPVEINQKVGDIIYKIDGNEVGRFDLVANENVSRISFAKLFTRLVSRWFNLGRA, via the coding sequence ATGGCAATAATTCTAAGCGTGATGCCTATTAATGTATTTGCTGACTTCAATGAAGCGGCCGTTGAGGCATCGGCTAAATATGATGAAGTAGCTGTTAATAAACTTGTAGCAAAAACAAATGTTCTGGATTTAAAAGCAAAATCAGCTGTACTTATGGATGCAGCTTCAGGAAAAATACTAACTGAAAAAAATAGTCACGAAAAATTAGCTATAGCCAGTGTTACAAAGGTTATGTCAATGCTTCTGATAATGGAAGCTATAGATTCAGGAAAGCTATCTTTTGATGATAAGGTTCCGGTATCAGAATATGCTGCTGGAATGGGAGGTTCACAAGCGTATTTAGAGCCAGGAGAGGAATTTACTGTTACTGAAATGCTGAAGGCTTTGGCAATTCATTCTTCTAACGATGTAACTGTAGCGCTTGCAGAAAAGGTAAGCGGAAGTGAAGAGGCTTTTGTGGCTGATATGAATAGAAAAGCCGAAGAACTTGGAATGAAGGATACTCATTTTTTAGACTGTACAGGTTTAGAAGATGAGGGATATAGCTCTGCACATGACGTTGCAATTATGTCAAGAGAATTGATTGTAAAGCATCCTAAGATTTTAGAATTTACAGGAATACGACATGATACCTTTAGAAATGGTACTTTTAGTCTGGATAATACTAATAAGCTGATTAGGTTTTATGCTAATACAGATGGACTTAAAACTGGTTTTACAAATAAAGCAGGCTTTAATTTAACAGCAACAACAAAACGAAACAATTTAAGATTAATATCAGTTGTTTTAGGAGAGCCTGATTCTAATACAAGATTTGCTGAAGCTAGAAAGCTTATGGACTATGGTTTCGCAAACTATGAGGTTGTTAGTTTAGATAAAAAGGGTGAACTGGTAGGGAATATATCTGTGAAGAAAGGCACAAAACTTATTGTTAGTGCTGCTTATGGAAGTGATACAAGTGTTTTGGTTGCAAAAGGTGAAAAGGGCAAAATAGAAAAGGAAGTAGTACTCACACCTGAATTGACAGCACCAGTTGAAATAAATCAAAAGGTTGGCGATATTATTTATAAAATAGATGGTAATGAAGTTGGAAGATTTGACTTAGTTGCAAATGAAAATGTGAGTAGAATATCTTTCGCAAAGTTGTTTACTAGATTAGTTTCTAGATGGTTTAATTTGGGGAGAGCGTAA
- a CDS encoding L-lactate permease → MEGQLLLTLLPIAVIVCMLVIFKKSADVSGIAGWLCVSAVAILFFKTSLEVVLKSTASGILRSFPVSLIVLTSLFMMAYMEKSGALKRIIIFIKTISSDNKAVQIMMINIGFGTLMVSVGATPVSLLPPILLAMGYSTKVAIGLPAIGYDSLCTYSLLGAPLVAFLDFANRYLGPGNEITPSQAGSVFYYFLPLVSTLIGFCMLYIVGKWKGIKEGFLPCIVTGGTIAVVAYFTNKVDNLVTLTGVLCGIAVILVMALYLKVTGKKLFDRSKLTEEEIAYEKQYPLWKALSPWIILVGLILALNLPKPIYDFLYNLTLPISGISVDGKPIATRALWNAYTWIAVAVFLSMFVMKPKLTEVKESVKVWWKRAPRPVFSAAIFFAIGEIMNYSGWSMETMKFETNSMIKVLAESSASAFDNAYGFITGFIGMFGGFISGSEASTIAMFANYTMETASKLNLGTNGLIIVTAALAFGGGLASVISPAKLQNAAASIDKLGEENKVIKMAFIFALILITITSVFALMLLKIGVSV, encoded by the coding sequence ATGGAAGGTCAGTTGTTATTGACGCTATTACCTATTGCGGTAATAGTATGTATGCTTGTAATTTTTAAGAAATCAGCAGATGTCAGCGGTATTGCTGGTTGGTTATGTGTATCTGCTGTGGCAATTCTATTTTTCAAGACTTCTTTGGAAGTAGTTCTTAAATCAACTGCATCAGGTATTCTCAGATCATTTCCTGTTTCATTAATTGTTTTAACTTCTTTATTTATGATGGCATATATGGAGAAGTCAGGGGCATTAAAGAGAATTATTATTTTTATTAAAACAATATCCAGTGATAACAAAGCAGTTCAAATTATGATGATAAACATAGGTTTTGGTACATTAATGGTATCGGTAGGAGCTACTCCTGTTTCATTATTACCGCCCATCCTTTTAGCTATGGGATATTCAACAAAGGTTGCAATAGGGTTACCTGCTATAGGATATGATTCACTTTGTACATACTCATTATTAGGTGCTCCATTAGTTGCCTTTTTGGATTTTGCAAATAGATATTTAGGTCCGGGTAACGAAATTACACCATCCCAGGCGGGAAGTGTTTTTTACTACTTCTTACCTTTAGTATCAACCTTGATTGGTTTTTGCATGTTATATATAGTTGGTAAATGGAAAGGTATTAAAGAAGGCTTTTTACCATGTATTGTAACTGGAGGTACTATTGCAGTTGTTGCATATTTTACAAATAAGGTTGACAATTTGGTAACATTAACAGGTGTACTTTGTGGTATAGCAGTAATACTTGTAATGGCATTGTACCTTAAAGTAACGGGTAAAAAACTATTTGACAGAAGCAAGCTGACAGAAGAAGAAATAGCTTATGAGAAGCAGTATCCACTTTGGAAGGCATTAAGTCCTTGGATTATATTAGTAGGCTTGATTTTAGCATTGAACCTACCTAAACCAATTTATGATTTCCTTTATAATCTTACGCTTCCTATTAGCGGCATTTCAGTAGATGGAAAACCAATTGCAACTAGAGCTTTGTGGAATGCATATACCTGGATAGCTGTAGCTGTATTTTTATCAATGTTTGTTATGAAACCAAAGCTAACAGAGGTTAAAGAATCTGTTAAGGTTTGGTGGAAGAGAGCTCCAAGACCTGTTTTCTCTGCTGCAATATTCTTTGCAATTGGAGAAATAATGAATTACTCTGGTTGGAGCATGGAAACTATGAAATTTGAAACAAACAGTATGATTAAGGTATTAGCAGAATCATCAGCTAGCGCATTTGATAACGCATATGGATTTATTACAGGATTTATTGGAATGTTTGGAGGATTTATTTCTGGCAGTGAAGCATCTACGATTGCTATGTTTGCCAACTATACAATGGAAACTGCAAGTAAGTTGAATTTAGGAACGAACGGATTAATTATTGTTACAGCGGCTTTGGCTTTCGGAGGTGGATTAGCAAGTGTTATATCTCCAGCGAAGTTACAGAATGCTGCTGCTTCAATTGATAAGTTAGGTGAAGAAAATAAAGTAATCAAGATGGCATTTATATTTGCACTTATTTTAATTACTATAACCTCAGTATTTGCATTGATGTTATTAAAGATTGGCGTAAGTGTTTAA
- a CDS encoding pyrimidine-nucleoside phosphorylase, with the protein MRMYDIIEKKRDGFELSIEEIEYFITEYCNDRIPDYQASALLMAIFLRGMNERETADLTNVMAHSGDMIDLSDIPGIKVDKHSTGGVGDKTTLVLAPIVAACGVPVAKMSGRGLGHTGGTIDKLEAIPGFNTSISREDFIKNVKEIGISIAGQTGNLAPADKKLYALRDVTATVNNISLIASSIMSKKLASGADRIILDVKTGSGAFMKNLEDSVKLAKEMVKIGENTGRRTAAIVTDMDIPLGFAVGNSLEIIEAIETLQNRGPKDLMEVSFELAARMLELCELGTFDKCMNMVLKAVESGKAISKFAEMVERQGGNTDIINDYSLFPQAEYKYDYVSQKAGYIEAMKTDTIGVASLELGAGRETKESSIDYAAGILFKKKTGDRVEKGEVIATLYTNKEEKIQSACSLLDRAICFSEEKPQLKPLILAYIDNKSST; encoded by the coding sequence ATGAGAATGTATGATATTATTGAAAAGAAGCGAGATGGATTTGAGTTAAGTATAGAAGAGATAGAATATTTTATAACTGAATACTGCAATGATAGAATTCCTGATTACCAAGCGTCTGCATTGCTTATGGCAATTTTTCTAAGGGGAATGAATGAAAGAGAAACAGCAGACTTGACTAATGTTATGGCTCATTCAGGGGATATGATAGATTTGTCTGATATACCTGGAATAAAGGTTGACAAGCATAGCACTGGTGGTGTTGGTGACAAAACAACCCTTGTTTTGGCGCCAATTGTTGCTGCTTGCGGTGTACCGGTAGCCAAAATGTCGGGCAGAGGCTTGGGGCATACTGGAGGAACTATTGATAAATTAGAAGCTATACCTGGATTTAATACTAGTATCTCTCGTGAAGATTTTATAAAAAATGTTAAAGAAATAGGTATATCAATTGCTGGACAAACAGGCAATTTGGCACCAGCAGATAAGAAGCTGTACGCTTTGAGAGATGTTACTGCCACTGTTAATAATATATCATTAATTGCAAGCAGTATTATGAGTAAAAAACTAGCATCAGGTGCTGACAGAATTATATTGGATGTAAAAACAGGCAGTGGTGCATTTATGAAAAACCTTGAGGACTCAGTTAAGCTAGCAAAAGAAATGGTTAAAATAGGAGAAAATACTGGCAGACGTACAGCTGCAATAGTAACTGATATGGACATTCCACTGGGCTTTGCAGTTGGAAATTCTTTAGAAATAATTGAGGCTATTGAAACATTACAAAACAGAGGCCCAAAGGATTTGATGGAGGTATCCTTTGAATTAGCTGCTAGAATGCTTGAACTCTGTGAACTGGGAACATTTGATAAATGTATGAATATGGTTCTGAAAGCTGTTGAGAGTGGAAAAGCTATTTCAAAGTTTGCAGAAATGGTAGAAAGGCAGGGAGGAAATACGGATATTATCAATGACTATAGTCTTTTCCCACAGGCTGAATATAAATATGATTATGTATCTCAAAAAGCTGGATATATTGAAGCAATGAAAACTGACACAATAGGTGTAGCTTCCTTAGAACTTGGTGCTGGCAGAGAGACAAAGGAAAGCAGTATAGATTATGCAGCAGGAATTTTGTTTAAAAAGAAAACTGGAGATAGAGTAGAAAAGGGAGAAGTAATTGCCACTCTTTACACAAACAAGGAGGAAAAGATACAGTCTGCCTGTTCATTGCTGGATAGGGCTATTTGCTTCAGCGAAGAAAAACCACAATTAAAACCATTGATTTTAGCGTATATTGATAATAAGTCTTCTACTTAG
- the spoIIM gene encoding stage II sporulation protein M, with protein MIHKIGRVIQVNIKENKYTFLGLFLFYILGIILGAFAVNDLDLQQQDDMTKYLNGFLKLLNNNELNRMSLFKMSMIDNFKTIAVFWALGFTVIGIPIYYIMIGMKGFTTGFSSGVIMGVLGVKGIMVSAICFLPKEIIIIPCIIALGVNGIRLSRTIFRAWIKKANKDENIIAQKIGTYSFLTIFFSIFLFFAALFDAYISSGTLNILSRIAS; from the coding sequence GTGATACATAAGATTGGCAGGGTAATTCAAGTTAACATAAAAGAGAATAAGTATACATTTTTAGGCTTATTCTTATTTTACATACTAGGTATAATTTTGGGAGCCTTTGCTGTTAATGATTTGGATTTACAGCAGCAAGATGATATGACTAAATATTTGAATGGATTTTTAAAACTCCTAAATAACAATGAACTTAACAGAATGTCACTATTTAAAATGTCAATGATAGATAATTTTAAAACAATAGCAGTATTTTGGGCTCTAGGATTTACTGTTATTGGTATTCCTATATATTACATAATGATAGGTATGAAGGGATTTACAACTGGTTTTAGTTCAGGAGTTATTATGGGGGTATTAGGAGTAAAGGGAATTATGGTATCTGCTATTTGCTTTTTACCAAAAGAGATTATCATAATACCTTGCATAATTGCACTTGGTGTAAATGGAATAAGACTATCAAGAACTATTTTTAGAGCATGGATAAAAAAGGCCAACAAAGATGAAAATATAATTGCACAAAAGATAGGAACCTATAGCTTTTTAACGATATTTTTCTCAATATTTCTGTTTTTTGCAGCATTATTTGATGCTTATATTTCTTCTGGGACATTAAATATACTTAGTAGGATAGCAAGTTAA
- the proC gene encoding pyrroline-5-carboxylate reductase, with protein MNKIGFIGTGAMGSAMIKGIIKAKLLEPSDIYVFDTDKEKLQIFCEETGVIAEADSLQLTKKSDFVILAVKPNVVKTVLSEIAGVFSADKVLISIAAGIPLKTYKAALGDNKKVIRALPNTPAIIGEGMTLISFDEAVNNDNINDAISILSALGKVECMEERLMSEVVALTSSSPAYIFMLIEAMADAAVLSGIPRQTAYRLASQAVAGSAKMVAETGKHPGELKDQVCSPAGTTIEAVAALEKNGFRNSIIQAMNECTKKAQELGKIYG; from the coding sequence ATGAATAAAATAGGTTTTATTGGAACTGGCGCTATGGGTTCGGCAATGATTAAAGGAATTATAAAGGCAAAGCTTCTTGAACCTTCAGATATTTATGTATTTGATACAGATAAAGAAAAGTTGCAGATTTTTTGTGAAGAAACAGGTGTAATAGCTGAGGCTGATTCATTGCAGCTGACCAAAAAAAGTGATTTTGTTATATTGGCAGTTAAGCCTAATGTGGTTAAGACTGTTTTATCTGAAATAGCTGGAGTATTTTCTGCGGATAAGGTTCTTATCAGCATTGCTGCAGGAATTCCACTAAAGACATATAAGGCAGCATTAGGTGATAATAAAAAAGTTATAAGGGCGTTGCCTAATACCCCTGCTATTATTGGTGAGGGAATGACACTTATAAGTTTTGATGAAGCTGTCAATAATGATAATATTAATGATGCTATTAGTATACTAAGCGCTCTTGGTAAAGTAGAATGTATGGAGGAGAGGCTTATGAGCGAAGTGGTTGCTCTTACTTCAAGCAGTCCTGCATATATTTTTATGTTGATTGAAGCAATGGCTGATGCAGCTGTACTTTCCGGTATTCCTAGACAAACAGCATATAGACTTGCATCACAAGCAGTTGCAGGCAGTGCAAAAATGGTAGCTGAAACTGGAAAACACCCTGGAGAACTGAAAGATCAAGTGTGTTCACCAGCAGGGACAACTATTGAAGCCGTTGCTGCACTAGAAAAGAATGGTTTTAGAAATTCTATAATACAAGCCATGAATGAGTGTACAAAGAAAGCTCAAGAACTTGGAAAGATATACGGTTAA
- the rnhA gene encoding ribonuclease HI gives MKQIEIYTDGACSGNPGPGGWGAILMYGKHKIEMSGFEKETTNNKMELTAALEALRKLKEPCSVNLYSDSAYLINAFQQGWLDKWIKNGWKRNKNEEVKNVELWKELVSLSNYHRINWIKVKGHADNEYNNQCDKLATTEIKLNSNL, from the coding sequence ATGAAACAGATAGAAATATATACGGATGGAGCTTGCTCTGGTAACCCTGGTCCTGGTGGATGGGGAGCTATACTAATGTATGGCAAACATAAAATTGAAATGTCTGGTTTTGAGAAAGAAACTACAAATAACAAAATGGAATTGACGGCTGCTCTTGAAGCCTTAAGAAAACTCAAGGAGCCTTGCAGTGTAAATTTATACAGTGATAGTGCCTATTTGATAAATGCTTTTCAACAAGGCTGGCTTGATAAATGGATTAAAAACGGATGGAAAAGAAATAAAAATGAAGAAGTAAAAAATGTAGAACTTTGGAAAGAGTTGGTTAGTCTTTCTAATTATCATAGAATTAATTGGATAAAAGTGAAAGGACATGCAGACAATGAATATAACAATCAATGTGACAAGCTTGCTACCACTGAGATTAAGTTAAATAGCAACCTTTAA
- a CDS encoding NUDIX domain-containing protein — MEYTEKTLKTEDIYNGNIIKVQKQTVSLPNGKEATRDIVLHPGASVVIPINEKGELYLVKQFRKPLDITTLELPAGKLDSAEEDPKICAERELMEETGLRAGKIEHLISIHTTPGFCNEVIHMYTATELTQGEACADEDEFLDVEKIHVSELVDMILSHKITDAKTIIGILMAEKIIKGNK, encoded by the coding sequence ATGGAGTACACTGAAAAGACTTTAAAAACTGAAGATATATATAATGGTAACATAATTAAGGTACAAAAACAAACTGTTAGTCTTCCAAATGGAAAAGAAGCGACGAGAGACATTGTTTTACATCCGGGAGCTTCTGTTGTGATACCTATAAATGAAAAAGGCGAACTATACTTGGTAAAGCAGTTTAGAAAGCCCCTTGATATTACTACTTTAGAGTTACCTGCCGGAAAGTTGGATTCTGCAGAAGAAGACCCAAAGATTTGTGCAGAAAGAGAATTAATGGAAGAGACAGGACTAAGAGCAGGAAAAATTGAGCATTTAATTAGTATTCATACAACTCCTGGTTTTTGTAATGAAGTTATTCATATGTATACAGCAACAGAATTGACTCAAGGAGAAGCTTGTGCTGATGAAGATGAATTTTTAGATGTTGAAAAGATTCATGTAAGTGAGTTAGTTGATATGATATTAAGCCACAAAATAACAGATGCAAAAACAATAATAGGGATCCTAATGGCAGAGAAAATAATAAAGGGAAATAAATAA
- a CDS encoding site-2 protease family protein, giving the protein MFGRDIFSPEGLMNILMTLPGILLGFVLHEFAHAIVADKLGDPTPRSQGRITLDPRVHIDIVGFILILIAGFGWAKPVMTNPRNYKNLRRDSILVSIAGPLTNLLLASAFIFLMKIFNYSNAFSANEQLQDIIGNMLLFSAYINVVLFSLNILPLPALDGYHVITNLFNTWKYRIFNILEQYGMFIFILLAITGILGKILNPIISFVFNILIRLFL; this is encoded by the coding sequence ATGTTTGGTAGAGATATTTTTTCACCCGAAGGCTTAATGAATATATTAATGACCTTACCGGGAATTCTTTTAGGCTTTGTATTGCATGAATTTGCACATGCTATAGTGGCAGATAAACTAGGTGATCCTACCCCTCGTTCACAAGGAAGAATCACTCTAGACCCAAGAGTTCATATTGATATTGTAGGATTTATTTTGATACTTATAGCAGGTTTTGGTTGGGCTAAACCCGTAATGACAAATCCAAGGAATTATAAGAATCTTAGAAGAGATAGTATCCTAGTTTCAATTGCAGGCCCATTGACCAATTTGTTGCTAGCTTCAGCGTTTATATTTCTTATGAAAATATTTAATTATTCAAATGCTTTTTCAGCAAACGAACAGTTACAAGATATTATAGGTAATATGCTTTTATTTTCAGCATATATTAACGTAGTACTATTTTCATTAAACATACTGCCACTTCCTGCATTAGATGGATACCATGTGATTACAAACCTTTTTAACACTTGGAAATATCGTATTTTCAATATTTTAGAACAATACGGAATGTTTATATTTATACTTTTAGCAATAACTGGTATTCTAGGCAAAATACTTAACCCTATAATTAGTTTTGTATTTAATATTTTAATAAGACTTTTTTTATAG